In Feifania hominis, the following are encoded in one genomic region:
- a CDS encoding shikimate dehydrogenase family protein, producing MTFDNLKINTQTRLMPMIGYPMAQSSASLVYDCLLERFDINRIMWPVEIKKGELASFMQAARTLQIDVFALTMPHKADIIPLLDEVEQSSRLFNSVNIVKTVDGKTVGAGMDGKGCVGALREAGTKLEGANVMLLGTGSISGVVGYELYRSGIGSLTLLNRTLSNAEEVARRLRDNTGLAVEARESTPAELDRAARDADVFIQCSPLGMFGFGADHPYLGFMEKLPAHAVVMEAIVNPPMTTVVKKARQLGLKTIGGVAMTMAQIAEIFEFCFDVHPDAEDLEVCTRVWCNHFGITPDQL from the coding sequence ATGACATTTGACAATCTGAAAATCAACACGCAGACCCGCCTCATGCCAATGATCGGCTACCCGATGGCCCAGTCGAGCGCGTCGCTTGTCTACGACTGTCTGCTCGAGCGCTTTGACATCAACCGCATCATGTGGCCGGTTGAGATCAAAAAGGGAGAGCTCGCGTCCTTTATGCAGGCCGCGCGGACGCTCCAAATTGACGTGTTCGCCCTCACCATGCCCCACAAGGCGGATATTATCCCGCTGCTCGACGAGGTGGAGCAGAGCTCACGGCTCTTCAACTCCGTCAACATTGTCAAGACGGTTGACGGGAAGACCGTCGGCGCGGGCATGGACGGCAAGGGTTGCGTGGGCGCGCTTCGCGAGGCGGGAACGAAGCTCGAGGGAGCGAATGTCATGCTGCTCGGCACTGGGAGCATCAGCGGCGTTGTGGGCTATGAGCTCTACCGCAGCGGCATCGGCAGCCTGACGCTGCTCAACCGGACTCTTTCAAATGCCGAGGAGGTTGCGCGCCGCCTGCGCGACAACACCGGTCTTGCGGTTGAGGCGAGAGAGTCCACTCCGGCGGAACTCGACCGCGCCGCACGGGATGCCGACGTCTTCATTCAGTGCTCGCCGCTCGGCATGTTTGGCTTTGGCGCGGATCATCCCTATCTCGGCTTTATGGAGAAACTACCGGCGCATGCGGTGGTGATGGAGGCGATCGTCAATCCGCCGATGACCACGGTTGTAAAAAAGGCCAGACAGCTCGGTCTGAAGACCATCGGCGGCGTTGCCATGACCATGGCGCAGATTGCAGAGATCTTTGAGTTCTGCTTTGATGTCCACCCGGATGCGGAGGACCTCGAGGTCTGTACCAGAGTCTGGTGCAACCACTTTGGCATCACACCCGATCAGCTCTAA
- a CDS encoding DUF1893 domain-containing protein, with protein MTDLIRAKELLAAGEHTCVLCRGEQTLTSDLRGVAPLVEWLTAGVDLSGYSAADKVVGKATAFLYVLAGVVAVHAPVVSDAAAQVLEQHGVALTFGQRVGAIRNRAGTGRCPMESAVQNITDPNEALGTIRETLHALRSAGSK; from the coding sequence ATGACGGATTTGATACGTGCAAAGGAGCTTCTCGCAGCCGGAGAGCACACCTGCGTTCTCTGCCGGGGCGAGCAGACGCTGACAAGTGACCTGCGCGGAGTCGCGCCTCTTGTCGAGTGGCTGACGGCCGGAGTGGATCTTTCCGGATACAGCGCTGCCGACAAGGTCGTGGGAAAGGCCACTGCCTTTCTCTATGTACTCGCGGGGGTCGTGGCTGTCCATGCTCCAGTTGTGAGCGATGCGGCGGCGCAGGTTCTCGAGCAGCATGGCGTTGCACTCACTTTCGGACAGCGGGTCGGGGCAATCCGCAACCGCGCCGGAACGGGCCGCTGCCCGATGGAGTCGGCCGTACAGAACATCACTGACCCGAACGAAGCGCTCGGCACTATCAGAGAAACACTGCATGCTCTTCGGTCAGCAGGCTCCAAATAG
- a CDS encoding 8-oxo-dGTP diphosphatase produces the protein MEQAIFTTLCMVCDREGRVLMQRRTGTNWAGVAFPGGHVEPGESFVESVIREVREETGYTIHAPTLCGVKQFPTDDGARYVIFLYRADRFSGSLCSSAEGEVFWVKRDEMGRYPLAADMLEILPVFDDCSKSEFYYYQDRGQWKYKVL, from the coding sequence GTGGAGCAGGCGATCTTCACCACGCTGTGCATGGTCTGCGACCGCGAGGGGCGCGTTCTGATGCAGCGCCGCACAGGGACAAACTGGGCCGGTGTTGCCTTCCCCGGCGGACATGTGGAACCCGGCGAATCCTTCGTGGAATCGGTGATACGGGAAGTCCGTGAGGAGACGGGCTACACCATCCACGCCCCCACTCTCTGCGGCGTCAAGCAGTTTCCGACGGACGACGGCGCACGATATGTCATCTTCCTCTACCGGGCCGACCGCTTCAGCGGATCGCTGTGCTCTTCGGCCGAGGGCGAGGTCTTCTGGGTCAAGCGTGATGAAATGGGGCGCTACCCCCTCGCCGCCGACATGCTGGAAATTCTGCCCGTATTCGACGACTGCTCCAAATCGGAGTTTTACTATTATCAGGACCGCGGACAGTGGAAATACAAAGTATTGTAG
- a CDS encoding S-layer homology domain-containing protein yields the protein MKKRKLSFRRLLAMLLVLFGTLSLRVVSAAVFADIPADAWYLDAVVWCRDNSVISGTADGQFEPETKMSRAMLATALYRVSGTPEVTVNAGFFDIPADSWYSDAVNWAAATGYMSGYGDGLFGPEDPVTREQIAVTLWRYEGSPSAESGQDFDDEQSISAFAGQAVDWARAAGIIAGKEDNCFDPQGDTTRAEAAVVLTRYLGQRDPDEPQPPPQDETEPPESEPGILTPNQYDSSAFVIDGGFLSYLGDAPSYVGVDVSAHQEWIEWDRVAAAGVDFAMIRAGYRGYTVGEIHEDRYFRYNIDNALRVGLDVGVYFFSQAVTPQEAREEAQQLLEWIEQYDITYPVVFDWERVEQGNSRTNETDGPTITACARAFCEVIADAGYTPMVYGSPSKINTEIDLSQLSEYPLWLAHYTTGWRPTSFPYHYHMWQYTSSGAVDGISGRVDLNICLTEWE from the coding sequence ATGAAGAAGAGAAAATTGTCGTTTCGCCGCCTTTTGGCAATGCTGCTGGTCCTTTTTGGAACTCTTTCTCTGCGGGTTGTGTCAGCCGCAGTCTTTGCGGATATTCCCGCCGATGCATGGTACCTTGACGCTGTTGTCTGGTGCCGCGACAACAGTGTCATCAGCGGCACTGCAGACGGCCAGTTTGAACCTGAAACAAAAATGTCGCGCGCCATGCTGGCAACGGCGCTCTACCGGGTATCCGGCACTCCTGAGGTGACGGTGAATGCCGGCTTTTTCGATATCCCGGCAGACTCCTGGTACAGTGACGCTGTGAACTGGGCTGCTGCAACCGGCTATATGTCCGGCTATGGAGACGGACTGTTCGGCCCCGAAGACCCCGTGACCCGCGAACAGATTGCCGTGACTCTCTGGAGATATGAGGGGAGCCCGTCAGCCGAGAGCGGGCAGGATTTTGACGACGAGCAGAGCATCTCAGCCTTTGCGGGACAGGCGGTGGATTGGGCGAGAGCCGCCGGCATCATAGCGGGAAAAGAGGACAACTGTTTTGACCCGCAGGGCGACACGACGCGGGCGGAGGCGGCCGTTGTCCTGACGCGCTATCTCGGGCAACGCGACCCAGATGAGCCGCAGCCGCCGCCTCAGGATGAAACCGAACCGCCGGAGTCGGAACCGGGAATTCTCACCCCCAATCAGTACGACAGCAGCGCCTTTGTGATTGACGGCGGTTTTTTGAGCTACCTTGGCGATGCGCCCAGCTATGTTGGGGTGGATGTCTCCGCCCATCAGGAGTGGATCGAATGGGATCGAGTGGCGGCGGCAGGCGTTGACTTCGCCATGATTCGCGCCGGCTACCGCGGTTATACTGTCGGAGAGATTCACGAGGACCGCTACTTCAGATACAACATTGACAACGCTCTGAGAGTGGGGCTCGATGTGGGTGTCTACTTCTTCTCTCAGGCGGTCACACCTCAGGAGGCGAGGGAGGAGGCGCAGCAGCTGCTCGAGTGGATCGAACAGTATGATATTACATATCCGGTCGTGTTTGACTGGGAGCGTGTGGAACAGGGCAACTCGCGCACAAACGAAACCGATGGCCCGACCATCACCGCCTGCGCGAGAGCTTTTTGCGAGGTGATTGCCGACGCCGGCTACACCCCGATGGTCTATGGCAGCCCATCGAAAATCAACACCGAAATTGACCTTTCACAGCTTTCGGAGTACCCGCTCTGGCTGGCCCACTACACAACCGGGTGGAGACCTACGAGCTTTCCCTACCACTACCACATGTGGCAGTACACCAGCAGCGGTGCTGTGGATGGAATCAGTGGGAGAGTGGATTTGAATATTTGTCTAACCGAATGGGAATAG
- a CDS encoding helix-turn-helix domain-containing protein yields the protein MHTNFEDKYITLGLKVAYYRKKKGYTQETLADKIGKSWSFIAQLERPTKVVGASLETIFMLAEALEIPAYKLFLDD from the coding sequence TTGCACACAAATTTTGAAGACAAATATATAACGCTTGGTCTGAAAGTGGCCTACTACCGAAAGAAGAAAGGTTACACCCAGGAAACGCTCGCCGATAAAATCGGAAAGAGCTGGTCGTTCATCGCTCAACTTGAGAGACCAACGAAAGTAGTGGGCGCGTCGCTTGAGACAATCTTTATGCTTGCAGAGGCGCTGGAGATTCCGGCATACAAGCTCTTTCTGGATGATTGA
- a CDS encoding helix-turn-helix domain-containing protein, producing MLKEKLSRNLRKLRSSMNLTQETAAELCDLSPRFWGKLERCEATPSVDTLEKISLGLQVSLEALFEEDEVGGANER from the coding sequence ATGCTCAAAGAGAAATTGTCCAGAAATTTGAGAAAACTGCGCTCGTCCATGAATTTAACACAGGAGACGGCGGCCGAACTCTGCGATCTGAGCCCCAGATTCTGGGGAAAACTGGAGCGCTGCGAAGCGACGCCCTCGGTTGACACTCTGGAAAAGATCTCTTTGGGGTTGCAGGTGAGTTTGGAAGCACTATTCGAGGAAGACGAGGTAGGCGGCGCGAATGAAAGGTGA